The sequence below is a genomic window from Rhodothermales bacterium.
CTGGGTGAACGAGAGGCGCAGGCGCGTGTCGAGATCCAGCGAACTACGTTTATCGCCAGGATCGGCTGTTTCCTGTTCGTTGCCCCCAAAAAGCCGGCTGAAGAAGCCACTCACCCCGCCCGAGCCGCTACTTGCGCCGTTCGTCGCGCTAGCGCCATGGGTAGAGCCACTCGTGGAACCTCGGCTGGGGCCATCGCCACTGCGGGCGCCGTTGGTGTAGGGCGGATCGGGGGGCCGCCGCCGCTCGCGACGCACATAGGCGCCGTCGGCCTGTCGGTAGAAGGTATCGCCGTTCGGCGCCTCGAACGCCTCGGCCGGTTCGCGGCGATGGTGGTCGTACAGGCGGCGTTTGCGGGGATCGGAAAGGATATCGTAGGCTTCCTGAATCGCTTTGAACCGTTCCTCGGCATCGGGCCGCCCCTGGTTGCGGTCCGGATGGTATTCACGTGCGAGCTGCCGGTACATTTTCTTGATCTCTTCGGGCGCGGCTCGCTCGTGTACACCGAGAATTTTATAGTAATCCTTTTTATCCGACATCGTCGGTGCCCAGGTCGCCATATCTTTCGTGGAACGCTTACCTATCAGCTTTGCTTTCGATCCGAACCAAAGCAACATTGTGGATGGACCCATCGATCCGGCGAGGTAGCGCCAGGCCGATCGCGGGTCGCGGTCCATCCTGCAAAAAGAAATCCGAACTTTGGCTCATCTCCGAAAAATCCGGAAGCTGCTCATAGCCAACCGTGGCGAAATCGCCGTACGCATCATCCGTACGTGCCGGCGGCTGGGCATCCAAACCGTCGCGATATACAGCGACGCGGACCGAATCGCCCCGCACGTTCAACTGGCCGACGAAGTATACGCTATCGGGCCCGCGCCTTCGGCATCTTCTTATCTGGTTATCGAAAAAATCCTGACGGCCGCGCGCGAGTCCGGCGCGGACGCCGTACATCCCGGCTATGGTTTCCTCTCGGAGCGCGCCGCCTTTGCCGAGGCCTGCGCCGCCGCCGGCCTGACATTTGTAGGCCCGGCGCCTCAGGCCATCCGGGCGATGGGGGACAAGACAGCCGCGCGGGCGCTCATGCAGGAGGCCGGCGTGCCGATGGCGCCAGGCAGCCCGAACGCCGTCGCCGACCCCGCCGAAGCGAAACGACTCGCCAAACACATCGGTTATCCTGTATTGATCAAAGCGGCGGCGGGTGGCGGCGGAAAAGGCATGCGTCTGGTGACCGCACCGGAATCGTTCCAGGCCGCGCTCGAGACCGCGCAGCGAGAGGCCGGCGCCGCCTTCGGAGACGACCGCGTGTTTATCGAGAAATACATCGTCGAACCCCGGCACATCGAGATCCAGGTGCTGGCGGACCAGCACGGTAACACGGTGCACTTGTTCGAGCGGGAGTGCTCGATCCAGCGCCGGCACCAGAAGGTGATCGAAGAGGCGCCTTCGGCCGTGCTCACCCCGGACGTGCGCGCGAAGATGGGGGAAGCGGCCGTATGCGCCGCCCGTGCGGTGGACTACGTCAGCGCCGGCACGGTCGAGTTTCTGGTGGATCGCGACCTGAACTTCTACTTCATGGAAATGAACACCCGGCTTCAGGTGGAGCATCCGGTCACGGAGTGCATTACCGGGCTCGATCTCGTCGAAGAACAGATCCGCATCGCCGAGGGGGAGCCGCTGGGGTACACGCAGGCCGACCTCGCGATCGACGGGCACGCCATCGAGTGCCGCATTTATGCCGAGGACCCGGCGAACGGGTTTTTGCCCGACCCCGGCCGGTTGCTCGTTCACCGCCCGCCCTCAGGCCCGGGCGTCCGCGTGGACGCCGGCGTGGAAGAGGGCGGCGAGGTGCCCATCCACTACGACCCGATGATCGCCAAACTGGTCGCCTTTGCCCCGACCCGGGCCGCCGCTATCGCCAGAATGGACGCCGCGCTGAGTGAGTACCGCATCGCCGGCGTCGCCACGACGATACCGTTCTGCCGGTTCGTGATGCAGCACGAGGCGTTCCGGTCGGGCCGGTTCTCTACCCATTTCGTGGCGGACCACTTCACGCCGGCGTCGCTTGCCACGGTCGACCCCGTGCCCGACGAGGTCTTCGCACTGGCCGCGGCGCTCATCGCGGATCGGCGGAAACCCCCGGCGGCGGCGGCGCCGATTGATACGGCCCCCGGCGCCTGGCGGCAACGCGGCCGGCATTGAACCGGTGCTCCGATGTCGTCGAAACATTTTTAGACCGCGTGGCTACCATCCCCACCCTTGTCCGTCACACGATTGAACCATGGCGCACATGCCGGAAGCCCTCCTTTCGACCCGTCCCCGCCACGAGCGAACCCTTCTAGGTGCTCCGGGAGAGCCCCGATTCCGCCCGGACTAACGCCCGGCCGTT
It includes:
- a CDS encoding J domain-containing protein, which codes for MATWAPTMSDKKDYYKILGVHERAAPEEIKKMYRQLAREYHPDRNQGRPDAEERFKAIQEAYDILSDPRKRRLYDHHRREPAEAFEAPNGDTFYRQADGAYVRRERRRPPDPPYTNGARSGDGPSRGSTSGSTHGASATNGASSGSGGVSGFFSRLFGGNEQETADPGDKRSSLDLDTRLRLSFTQALKGGKTEVTLPHGETVRIKIPRGVQSGFKIRLKERGRVAASSIGDLYVTFEVEPHHFFRRIGDDLHITCIINPIEAILGITRNMVNAYGTQIKLKIPPGAQPGSKLRLKGQGVKTEQDLGDMYVQIDIRVPENLTVQEREILREAARKVNLI
- the accC gene encoding acetyl-CoA carboxylase biotin carboxylase subunit, encoding MAHLRKIRKLLIANRGEIAVRIIRTCRRLGIQTVAIYSDADRIAPHVQLADEVYAIGPAPSASSYLVIEKILTAARESGADAVHPGYGFLSERAAFAEACAAAGLTFVGPAPQAIRAMGDKTAARALMQEAGVPMAPGSPNAVADPAEAKRLAKHIGYPVLIKAAAGGGGKGMRLVTAPESFQAALETAQREAGAAFGDDRVFIEKYIVEPRHIEIQVLADQHGNTVHLFERECSIQRRHQKVIEEAPSAVLTPDVRAKMGEAAVCAARAVDYVSAGTVEFLVDRDLNFYFMEMNTRLQVEHPVTECITGLDLVEEQIRIAEGEPLGYTQADLAIDGHAIECRIYAEDPANGFLPDPGRLLVHRPPSGPGVRVDAGVEEGGEVPIHYDPMIAKLVAFAPTRAAAIARMDAALSEYRIAGVATTIPFCRFVMQHEAFRSGRFSTHFVADHFTPASLATVDPVPDEVFALAAALIADRRKPPAAAAPIDTAPGAWRQRGRH